A region from the Hominilimicola fabiformis genome encodes:
- a CDS encoding imidazoleglycerol-phosphate dehydratase, with protein MEKIKVTRKTTESEMNVVLDFAPLKKDYRKYIKTPIPFLNHMIEHIAWRGEVNIDVDLKLDEFVLTHVICEDLGIALGKAAKEYIDRTDGARGFGDAVGIIDEAKAECALSFESRAYCDIDYHGIELSEKVEGMDTEDLETFLEGFAQGAMCTLHIDLVKGHNGHHIWEAIYRSFGSALNKVFEVSESRKGKTSGVAGKIDWVIE; from the coding sequence ATGGAAAAGATAAAAGTTACCCGAAAAACAACCGAATCCGAAATGAACGTTGTGCTTGATTTTGCACCGCTTAAAAAGGATTACAGAAAGTACATAAAGACACCTATACCGTTTTTAAATCATATGATTGAGCATATTGCATGGCGCGGTGAGGTCAATATTGATGTTGACTTAAAGCTTGATGAATTTGTTTTGACACACGTTATATGTGAAGATTTAGGTATTGCACTTGGTAAGGCGGCAAAGGAATATATCGACCGTACAGACGGTGCGAGAGGTTTCGGTGACGCAGTCGGTATTATAGATGAGGCAAAAGCGGAATGTGCGTTGAGCTTTGAATCAAGAGCATATTGCGATATTGATTATCACGGTATTGAGCTTAGTGAAAAAGTCGAGGGAATGGATACGGAGGATTTGGAAACATTCCTTGAAGGCTTTGCACAGGGGGCTATGTGTACACTTCATATTGACCTTGTAAAAGGTCATAACGGACATCATATTTGGGAGGCAATATACCGTAGTTTCGGAAGTGCTTTGAATAAGGTATTTGAAGTGTCTGAAAGCCGCAAGGGCAAAACAAGCGGTGTAGCCGGAAAAATTGATTGGGTAATAGAATAA
- a CDS encoding HAD family hydrolase has product MKLAKFLDKYDTVIFDMDGVITSEQNYWNCAALTVWEYLNYNSGQKINATECMQNISKIRSHVFSDDELISVLKGKGVNSNWDLGYVTVLIAWICNGKNDWNYFDKVLEYARSLSDNIIDEYDNLAIKCAEKTGFDYEWLKRNGTMWTTMRDIFQTWFLGDELFKKTFGYIPINTGKTGLLYKEEPIVDKNKLIAIMSLLSQNKRVCTGTGRPYIEMLPPIENWGIKQYFAQNGLCNYDNVVEAEKELNNNALTKPHPYMFLKALYGTDYSNKRIVDGDYDKAKIKTTLVVGDAGADILAAQTMGADFCAVLTGIQGERARGYFEKLGANYILKSVEDFLVEGE; this is encoded by the coding sequence ATGAAACTCGCAAAATTTCTTGATAAATACGATACCGTTATATTTGATATGGACGGTGTTATAACAAGTGAACAGAATTATTGGAATTGTGCGGCACTCACTGTCTGGGAATATCTGAATTACAACAGCGGTCAAAAAATTAATGCCACAGAGTGTATGCAAAATATTTCAAAAATCCGAAGCCACGTTTTTTCAGACGATGAGCTGATAAGCGTTTTAAAAGGCAAGGGTGTTAATTCAAATTGGGATTTGGGTTATGTGACGGTGCTTATAGCATGGATATGCAACGGAAAAAATGATTGGAATTATTTTGACAAAGTGCTTGAATATGCAAGGTCATTGTCAGACAATATTATTGATGAATACGATAATCTTGCAATTAAATGTGCCGAAAAAACAGGTTTTGATTATGAATGGCTGAAACGCAACGGAACTATGTGGACGACTATGCGAGATATATTTCAGACGTGGTTTCTTGGTGATGAACTGTTTAAAAAGACTTTTGGCTATATACCGATTAATACGGGCAAAACGGGGCTTTTATATAAGGAAGAACCGATTGTCGATAAGAATAAGCTTATTGCAATAATGAGTCTTTTAAGCCAAAATAAACGCGTGTGTACAGGTACGGGCAGACCGTATATAGAAATGCTGCCGCCGATTGAAAATTGGGGGATAAAGCAGTATTTTGCACAAAACGGACTTTGCAATTATGATAATGTTGTCGAGGCTGAAAAAGAGCTTAACAACAATGCACTTACAAAGCCGCATCCATATATGTTCCTAAAGGCGCTTTACGGCACTGATTACAGCAATAAACGCATTGTTGACGGCGATTATGATAAAGCGAAAATAAAGACTACACTTGTTGTCGGCGACGCAGGTGCGGATATTCTGGCGGCACAGACGATGGGTGCTGACTTTTGTGCGGTGCTTACGGGAATACAAGGCGAGAGAGCAAGAGGTTATTTTGAAAAACTTGGGGCGAACTATATTTTAAAAAGTGTAGAAGATTTTTTAGTGGAGGGAGAATAA
- a CDS encoding Fe-S-containing hydro-lyase has translation MEKRLTTPFTKDKIKDLKAGDSVLITGTIYTARDAAHERMTTNFKNGIPFPIDLTDNVIYYAGPCPAKPGEVIGSCGPTTAGRMDAYTPMLLDNGLGCMIGKGARSKEVVDVMKRNTVVYLGAIGGAGALIAQSIKKAEVVAYDDLGTEAIRKLEVEDFPAVVLIDCEGNDLYEIGQAKYREI, from the coding sequence ATGGAAAAACGACTCACAACACCATTTACAAAGGATAAAATTAAAGACCTGAAAGCAGGCGACAGCGTGCTTATAACAGGAACAATATACACAGCGCGTGACGCGGCACACGAAAGAATGACGACAAATTTCAAAAACGGAATACCGTTCCCGATAGATTTGACCGACAACGTGATTTATTATGCAGGTCCATGTCCTGCTAAACCCGGCGAAGTTATAGGCTCTTGCGGACCGACTACAGCCGGCAGAATGGACGCGTATACGCCAATGCTTTTAGATAACGGACTTGGCTGTATGATAGGCAAGGGTGCAAGAAGCAAAGAAGTTGTTGACGTAATGAAACGTAATACAGTTGTGTATCTTGGCGCAATCGGCGGTGCGGGTGCATTGATTGCACAATCGATAAAAAAAGCCGAAGTTGTCGCATATGACGATTTGGGTACGGAGGCAATCAGAAAACTTGAAGTTGAAGATTTCCCGGCAGTCGTGCTTATAGATTGCGAGGGTAACGACCTTTACGAAATAGGTCAGGCAAAGTACAGAGAAATATAA
- a CDS encoding glutamine synthetase III family protein, giving the protein MENGNVAEIFGEKVFNLPTMKARLPKDIYKSLLKTINDGSKLDISVAEVVANAMKDWALENGCTHYTHWFQPMTGLTAEKHDSFIQPTDDRTVIMEFSGKELVMGEPDASSFPSGGLRATFEARGYTAWDPTSFAFIKDHSLYIPTSFVSYTGEVLDKKTPLLRSEAAIDKAARRVLALFGKFPKRVVSYVGPEQEYFLVDKKLRNKRKDLLLTGRTLFGAKPAKGQEMDDHYFGQIKERVAAFMQEVDEELWKLGVLAKTKHNEVAPAQHEIAPIFSTTNISSDHNQLTMEVLKKVADHHGLYCLLHEKPYEGINGSGKHNNWSIGTSDGELLLKPGKKPEENVQFLLFLAAVIKAVDDYADLLRVSVATAGNDHRLGANEAPPAIISMYLGDQLAAVVDQLKSGKGVKYEAGKLIETGVESLPDIEKDTTDRNRTSPFAFTGNRFEFRAPGSRQSIAGINIVINAIVSETLTEIADQLDGSKDISKDALELAIKIFKDHERIIFNGNGYSDEWVAEAEKRGLYNLKTTPDAMPYFVTQKSIDLFTKQEVFTDVEVKTRGEIMMEDYNNTLHFEMLTMLEMAKQEILPACLKYTKFVTDDIASKKALGLNAPKELEKAQRLTELTEDLMIKIDTLDAATDVPDVDVYAVGMYYKDTVLPAMDALRETADTLETIVAKEYWPFPTYTDLLYLV; this is encoded by the coding sequence ATGGAAAACGGAAATGTAGCAGAAATTTTCGGTGAGAAGGTTTTTAATCTTCCTACTATGAAGGCAAGATTGCCTAAGGATATTTACAAATCATTGCTAAAGACTATCAATGACGGTTCAAAACTTGATATATCCGTTGCGGAAGTTGTTGCAAATGCAATGAAGGACTGGGCACTTGAAAACGGTTGTACTCACTACACTCACTGGTTCCAGCCAATGACAGGTCTTACAGCCGAAAAGCATGACTCTTTCATTCAGCCTACAGATGACAGAACTGTCATTATGGAATTCTCAGGCAAAGAGCTTGTTATGGGTGAGCCGGATGCATCTTCTTTCCCATCAGGCGGACTTAGAGCAACATTTGAGGCAAGAGGTTATACAGCTTGGGACCCGACATCATTTGCATTCATTAAGGATCACTCATTGTACATTCCTACATCATTCGTTTCGTATACAGGTGAAGTTCTTGATAAGAAAACTCCTCTACTTCGCAGTGAGGCTGCAATCGACAAGGCCGCAAGAAGAGTTTTGGCTCTATTCGGTAAATTTCCTAAGAGAGTTGTTTCATATGTCGGTCCTGAACAGGAATATTTCCTTGTTGACAAAAAGCTTAGAAATAAGCGTAAGGACTTACTTTTAACAGGCAGAACTCTATTTGGTGCAAAGCCTGCAAAGGGTCAGGAAATGGACGATCACTATTTCGGTCAAATTAAAGAAAGAGTTGCAGCTTTCATGCAGGAAGTTGACGAAGAACTTTGGAAACTTGGCGTACTTGCTAAGACAAAGCATAATGAAGTTGCTCCTGCTCAGCACGAAATCGCACCTATTTTCTCAACAACAAACATTTCTTCAGATCACAACCAGCTTACTATGGAAGTTCTGAAGAAAGTTGCCGACCATCACGGTCTATACTGCCTACTACACGAAAAGCCATATGAAGGTATCAACGGTTCAGGTAAACACAATAACTGGTCAATCGGTACATCAGACGGCGAACTTCTTCTAAAGCCGGGTAAAAAACCTGAAGAAAACGTTCAGTTCCTATTGTTCCTTGCAGCAGTTATCAAGGCTGTTGACGATTATGCAGATTTACTTAGAGTATCTGTTGCAACAGCAGGTAATGACCACAGACTTGGTGCAAACGAGGCACCTCCTGCTATTATTTCAATGTATCTTGGCGACCAACTTGCAGCAGTTGTTGACCAGCTAAAGAGCGGTAAGGGTGTTAAGTATGAGGCAGGTAAGCTAATCGAAACAGGTGTTGAATCACTTCCTGATATTGAAAAAGACACAACAGACAGAAACAGAACTTCCCCATTTGCATTTACAGGTAACAGATTTGAATTCCGTGCTCCGGGTTCAAGGCAGTCAATCGCAGGTATTAATATCGTTATCAATGCAATCGTTTCCGAAACACTTACAGAAATCGCAGATCAACTTGATGGTAGCAAGGACATTTCAAAAGATGCTCTTGAACTTGCAATCAAGATTTTCAAAGATCACGAAAGAATTATCTTCAACGGTAACGGTTACAGTGATGAATGGGTTGCAGAAGCTGAAAAGAGAGGTCTGTACAACTTAAAGACAACTCCTGACGCTATGCCTTACTTCGTAACTCAGAAGTCAATCGACTTGTTCACAAAGCAAGAAGTATTTACTGATGTAGAAGTTAAGACAAGAGGCGAAATCATGATGGAGGATTACAACAATACACTTCATTTTGAAATGCTTACAATGCTTGAAATGGCTAAACAGGAAATTCTTCCTGCTTGCCTAAAATATACAAAGTTCGTTACAGACGATATTGCTTCAAAGAAAGCACTTGGTCTTAACGCTCCTAAGGAACTTGAAAAGGCTCAAAGACTTACAGAGCTTACAGAGGATCTTATGATTAAGATTGATACTCTTGACGCCGCTACAGACGTTCCTGACGTTGACGTATACGCAGTGGGTATGTATTATAAGGATACTGTTCTTCCTGCTATGGACGCACTTCGTGAAACAGCCGATACTCTTGAAACAATCGTTGCAAAAGAATACTGGCCGTTCCCAACATACACAGATTTACTTTATCTTGTATAA
- the glmS gene encoding glutamine--fructose-6-phosphate transaminase (isomerizing), whose product MCGIVGYIGKNQAAPILLEGLSKLEYRGYDSAGIAVYNNNELEVAKSKGKLAVLSEKIDGGKKLGGNMGIGHTRWATHGEPSDVNAHPHLSQSGRFAVVHNGIIENYISLKKKLESKGFEFISETDTEVIAHLFEYYYKGDIMDTMIKVINRVEGSYALGVLCVDYPDQFIAVRKASPMIVGLGDEENFIASDVTAILKHTRDIYYLEDNEIVVLKKDSVKVYNTDKEEVKKEKFTVDWDVSAAEKGGYEHFMMKEIEEQPKAIRDTISPRIKDGKIVLDDISLTEEDIKNINKIYIVACGSAYHVGVVGKYVIEKMCRIPVEVQVASEFRYCDPIVGKDDLVIVISQSGETADTKAALEEAKARGARVLSIVNVVGSAIAKASDDVIYTWAGPEIAVATTKAYSTQLTVIYLIAAYMADKLGKISKEEYADFIKEIESLPDKVAEILKSKEDVQYLASKFYNCHSIFFIGRNLDYAVSLEGSLKLKEISYIHSEAYAAGELKHGTISLIEDGTLVVALATGKNLFDKTVSNVKEVKARGAVVMGVTTEEHEHMDDVADYTVKIPATHEMLLPSLTVIPLQLFGYYVASLKGCDIDKPRNLAKSVTVE is encoded by the coding sequence ATGTGCGGTATAGTAGGATATATAGGTAAAAATCAAGCAGCTCCTATTTTGCTTGAAGGGCTGTCAAAACTTGAATACAGAGGATATGACAGTGCAGGTATTGCTGTTTACAATAATAATGAATTGGAAGTTGCTAAGTCAAAGGGAAAATTAGCGGTTCTTTCAGAAAAAATTGACGGCGGTAAAAAACTTGGCGGTAATATGGGTATCGGTCATACACGTTGGGCTACTCACGGCGAGCCGTCAGACGTAAATGCTCACCCTCATCTTTCACAATCAGGCCGTTTTGCCGTTGTTCATAACGGTATTATCGAAAACTACATTTCATTAAAGAAAAAACTTGAAAGCAAAGGTTTTGAATTTATTTCTGAAACAGATACAGAAGTTATCGCTCACCTTTTTGAATATTACTACAAAGGTGACATAATGGATACAATGATTAAGGTTATCAACAGAGTTGAGGGTTCATATGCTCTTGGCGTACTTTGCGTTGACTACCCTGACCAATTTATCGCAGTAAGAAAAGCAAGTCCCATGATTGTCGGTCTTGGTGACGAAGAAAACTTTATCGCATCGGACGTTACTGCAATTTTAAAGCACACAAGAGATATTTACTACCTTGAAGATAACGAAATCGTTGTACTTAAAAAGGACAGCGTAAAGGTTTACAATACAGATAAAGAAGAAGTTAAAAAAGAAAAGTTCACGGTTGATTGGGACGTAAGTGCGGCTGAAAAAGGCGGCTATGAACACTTTATGATGAAAGAAATCGAAGAACAGCCAAAAGCTATCAGAGATACCATCAGTCCGAGAATTAAGGACGGCAAAATCGTTCTTGACGATATTTCTCTTACAGAAGAAGATATTAAGAATATCAATAAAATTTATATCGTCGCATGCGGCAGTGCATACCATGTAGGCGTTGTAGGCAAGTATGTAATCGAAAAGATGTGCCGTATTCCTGTTGAAGTACAGGTTGCGTCAGAGTTCCGTTACTGCGACCCTATCGTTGGCAAAGACGATCTTGTAATCGTAATCAGCCAGTCAGGCGAAACAGCCGATACAAAAGCCGCTCTTGAGGAGGCGAAAGCTCGCGGCGCAAGAGTGCTTTCAATCGTAAACGTTGTCGGCAGTGCCATTGCAAAAGCGTCTGATGATGTTATTTATACATGGGCAGGCCCTGAAATCGCCGTTGCGACAACTAAGGCCTACAGTACACAACTTACTGTTATATACCTTATCGCCGCATATATGGCTGATAAATTAGGTAAAATTTCTAAAGAAGAATATGCAGACTTTATTAAAGAAATTGAGTCACTTCCGGATAAGGTTGCTGAAATTCTTAAATCTAAAGAAGATGTTCAGTATCTTGCCTCAAAGTTCTATAATTGCCATTCAATATTCTTTATCGGCAGAAACCTTGACTATGCAGTATCTCTTGAAGGCTCACTAAAGCTAAAGGAAATATCATATATTCACAGTGAAGCATATGCCGCAGGTGAATTAAAGCACGGTACAATCTCACTTATCGAGGACGGTACACTTGTTGTAGCGCTTGCAACAGGCAAGAATTTGTTTGATAAAACAGTTTCAAATGTTAAGGAAGTTAAAGCAAGAGGTGCGGTTGTTATGGGCGTAACAACCGAAGAACATGAACATATGGACGACGTTGCTGACTATACTGTAAAAATCCCTGCAACGCACGAAATGTTACTTCCGTCACTTACAGTTATTCCGTTGCAGTTATTCGGTTACTATGTTGCATCATTAAAGGGCTGTGACATTGATAAGCCGAGAAACCTTGCAAAGTCGGTTACTGTTGAATAA
- a CDS encoding YesU family protein, translated as MKLVYENKLSCENDVKDFVLEGSAEIYFENGKMRMKNALSADLGQKSNFVYWCNEDFPSDVQIEWDFRPIEEPGLAILFFSAKGVNGEDLFDPSLQERDGQYNLYHSGDINAYHVSYFRRKWDEERGFHTCNLRKSKGFHLVVQGADPIPNCEDAFESYHIKLVKKDGKIDFIIDDLPVFSWQDDGKEYGPVLGGGKIGFRQMAPMIGEYSNLKVYSI; from the coding sequence ATGAAGTTAGTTTATGAAAACAAATTGTCCTGCGAGAATGACGTAAAAGATTTCGTTCTTGAGGGCAGTGCCGAGATATATTTTGAAAACGGTAAAATGCGTATGAAAAATGCGTTGTCTGCCGATTTGGGACAAAAGTCAAACTTTGTGTATTGGTGCAACGAGGACTTCCCGTCAGATGTGCAGATAGAGTGGGACTTCAGACCGATTGAAGAGCCGGGATTGGCGATTTTGTTCTTTTCGGCAAAGGGTGTGAACGGTGAAGATTTGTTTGATCCGTCATTACAGGAAAGGGACGGACAGTATAATTTGTATCATTCGGGTGATATAAATGCGTACCATGTTTCATATTTCCGCAGAAAGTGGGACGAGGAAAGAGGTTTTCATACCTGCAATTTAAGAAAAAGCAAGGGCTTTCATCTTGTTGTACAAGGTGCAGACCCTATTCCGAATTGCGAGGACGCATTTGAAAGCTATCATATAAAGCTTGTAAAAAAAGACGGTAAGATTGATTTTATAATTGACGATTTGCCTGTATTTTCATGGCAAGACGACGGAAAGGAATATGGTCCTGTTTTAGGCGGCGGAAAAATAGGTTTCAGACAAATGGCGCCTATGATTGGTGAGTATTCTAATCTAAAAGTATATTCTATATAA
- a CDS encoding endonuclease MutS2: MDKQNKAFKVLEFDKILERLSSYTESKDVKKRIEEIVPYTELEDARAAQKETTEAMSTLLKLGSPPVNLSVENVLGAVKRTERDGVLHTKELMNISRLLYVARRMKSYIDESAEECTILHGIEEAIITAKQLEDKINSCIVSENEIADDASPELNTIRRKIRNLNGKIKENLNSMIHSTHYKKFLQDPIVTMRSDRYVIPVKSEYRGEVNGIVHDTSASGATLFIEPMSVVNNNNEIRDLHTKEQQEIERILAELSALVAENSHTIFVDYKYVTELDFMFCKGRLSLDMNANEPVLNDKGIIRYKKARHPLIDKEKVVANDIMLGGEYDTLVITGPNTGGKTVTLKTIGLFSIMAAAGLHIPAQDNSEAAVFHHIFADIGDEQSIEQSLSTFSSHMVNTVSILENIDFNSLALFDELGAGTDPTEGAALAISILEFLRARKATTVATTHYSELKLFALSTDGVENASCEFDVATLQPTYKLLIGVPGKSNAFAISRRLGLDERIIDRANDILSDEDIKFEDVITDLEQNRAKARKEADEAARMKRELTDLRKQIENDRIKLKENKSRILDEARREAKILVMDAKDEANSIIRDLEKMRQQGISNGGNLDKKTSAMRDKLKKKEDTIDKAMARAAKPKKTYVEPPKNLKPGATVKIVDMNQEATVLKEPDKNGNVRVQAGIIKMDVHITNLRKVEEKKSKELAEKYVRSTRAFESKSKNVSTEVDVRGQNLEEAWMNVEKFLDDCYLAGISPVSIIHGKGTGILRKGLQGYMKKHRYVKSFRNGRYGEGEDGVTIVELK; encoded by the coding sequence ATGGATAAACAGAATAAAGCGTTCAAGGTGCTTGAATTTGACAAGATACTTGAACGGCTTTCATCATATACGGAGAGCAAAGACGTAAAAAAACGCATTGAAGAAATAGTTCCGTATACGGAATTAGAGGACGCAAGGGCGGCACAGAAAGAAACGACAGAGGCAATGTCAACCTTATTAAAGCTCGGCTCACCGCCGGTAAATCTGTCTGTTGAAAATGTGCTTGGAGCAGTAAAAAGAACAGAGCGTGACGGTGTACTTCATACAAAGGAACTTATGAACATATCAAGACTTTTGTATGTAGCAAGACGTATGAAGTCGTATATAGACGAATCAGCCGAAGAATGTACAATTCTTCACGGTATAGAGGAGGCTATCATAACGGCAAAACAACTTGAGGACAAAATTAATTCGTGTATCGTTTCTGAAAATGAAATTGCCGACGATGCGTCACCTGAACTTAACACAATCAGAAGAAAAATAAGAAATCTAAACGGCAAGATTAAGGAAAATCTTAATTCTATGATTCACTCAACGCATTACAAAAAGTTTTTGCAAGACCCTATTGTAACAATGCGTTCGGACAGATACGTTATACCCGTAAAGAGTGAATACAGAGGTGAAGTAAACGGTATTGTACACGATACGTCCGCGAGCGGTGCAACTCTGTTTATCGAGCCTATGAGCGTTGTAAACAACAACAACGAAATCCGTGATTTGCATACAAAAGAGCAACAGGAAATTGAGCGAATACTTGCGGAACTTTCGGCACTTGTTGCAGAAAACAGTCATACAATTTTTGTGGATTATAAGTATGTCACGGAGCTTGATTTTATGTTCTGTAAGGGCAGACTGTCGCTTGATATGAACGCAAATGAGCCTGTACTGAACGACAAGGGTATCATACGATATAAAAAAGCACGTCATCCGCTTATCGACAAAGAGAAGGTCGTGGCAAATGACATAATGCTTGGCGGCGAATATGATACGCTTGTCATAACAGGTCCGAATACGGGCGGTAAAACAGTAACGCTTAAAACTATCGGATTGTTTTCGATTATGGCGGCGGCAGGACTTCATATTCCGGCACAGGATAACAGTGAAGCGGCTGTGTTCCATCATATTTTTGCGGATATAGGTGACGAACAGTCAATAGAACAGAGCCTTTCGACATTCTCGTCACATATGGTCAATACGGTGAGCATACTTGAAAATATTGATTTTAATTCACTTGCACTGTTTGACGAATTGGGTGCGGGAACTGACCCGACAGAAGGTGCGGCACTTGCTATATCAATATTGGAATTTCTTCGTGCAAGAAAGGCTACAACCGTTGCGACAACTCATTACAGTGAATTGAAATTATTCGCGCTTTCGACTGACGGTGTGGAAAATGCATCATGCGAATTTGACGTTGCGACACTTCAGCCGACTTACAAACTTCTTATCGGTGTACCGGGTAAGTCAAACGCGTTTGCAATTTCACGCAGACTCGGACTTGACGAAAGAATAATTGACAGAGCAAACGATATATTGTCTGATGAGGATATAAAATTTGAGGACGTCATAACAGACCTTGAACAAAACCGTGCAAAGGCGAGAAAAGAGGCTGACGAGGCGGCAAGAATGAAGCGTGAACTTACCGATCTCAGAAAGCAGATTGAAAATGACAGAATAAAGCTTAAAGAAAATAAATCAAGAATACTTGATGAGGCAAGACGTGAGGCGAAAATACTTGTAATGGACGCAAAGGATGAGGCGAACAGCATTATTCGCGACCTTGAAAAAATGCGTCAGCAAGGTATTTCAAACGGCGGCAATCTTGACAAAAAGACTTCCGCAATGCGTGACAAGCTGAAAAAGAAAGAAGATACGATTGATAAGGCAATGGCGCGTGCGGCAAAGCCGAAGAAAACATATGTCGAACCGCCTAAAAATCTTAAACCGGGTGCAACTGTTAAAATCGTTGATATGAATCAAGAGGCGACAGTTTTAAAAGAACCTGATAAAAACGGCAATGTTCGTGTTCAGGCGGGTATTATAAAAATGGACGTGCATATAACGAACTTGCGTAAGGTTGAAGAAAAGAAGTCAAAGGAATTGGCTGAAAAGTACGTCAGAAGTACGAGGGCTTTTGAATCAAAGTCAAAGAACGTTTCAACGGAAGTTGACGTCAGAGGACAAAATCTTGAAGAAGCGTGGATGAATGTTGAAAAATTCCTTGACGATTGCTACCTTGCGGGAATTTCGCCTGTAAGCATTATTCACGGTAAAGGTACGGGCATTTTGCGTAAAGGCTTGCAGGGATATATGAAAAAACACAGATACGTCAAATCGTTCAGAAACGGCAGATACGGCGAGGGCGAAGACGGTGTAACGATAGTAGAATTAAAATAA
- the ybaK gene encoding Cys-tRNA(Pro) deacylase: MAKDKKTVTNAMRLLNASKIKYETVEYEADEVGEHFGEAIAEMTGIPPEKSFKTLVARGDKTGIMVSCIAVNHEVDLKKLAKVSGNKKVEMIHVKELLGLTGYIRGGVSPVGMKKKYPTYINETAQNFETIAISGGRCGTTLILSPNDVQKATDCVFADITKE; the protein is encoded by the coding sequence ATGGCAAAGGACAAAAAGACTGTAACAAATGCAATGCGTTTGCTTAATGCGTCAAAGATAAAATATGAAACGGTTGAATATGAAGCTGATGAAGTCGGCGAGCATTTCGGTGAGGCTATCGCCGAAATGACAGGTATTCCGCCTGAAAAATCATTTAAAACTCTTGTCGCAAGAGGTGACAAAACGGGTATAATGGTTAGCTGTATAGCGGTAAATCACGAAGTGGATTTAAAAAAACTTGCAAAGGTTTCGGGTAACAAAAAGGTTGAGATGATACACGTCAAAGAACTTTTGGGACTTACGGGGTATATCAGAGGCGGAGTATCGCCTGTCGGAATGAAGAAGAAATATCCGACATATATAAACGAAACGGCACAAAACTTTGAAACAATCGCAATCAGCGGCGGAAGATGCGGTACAACGCTTATCCTTTCGCCGAATGATGTGCAAAAAGCAACAGACTGCGTATTCGCAGACATAACGAAAGAATAA